In Ailuropoda melanoleuca isolate Jingjing chromosome 4, ASM200744v2, whole genome shotgun sequence, the following proteins share a genomic window:
- the TDRD15 gene encoding tudor domain-containing protein 15 isoform X2, translating to MEKKNELYTVLLIDHGEELRVDGTQVASACGNLFELPPRVIVGIFANILPNGERWPPKALNYFKSLVGLQVKGCIQAVLPLQMILLEVPKIISQVLELQLGRLIDGDSFRLIVEMLKEFPKKMPDLLKHKRPDLSLSNSDTSLDIQHVLANLQPSLSVGRIESIKVSSASSPSKFYCQLTQWVPELENLTVCMTLHYDTVSQESSPTCDNFGLLCVAKRRNGQWHRGILQQLLPNNQVKIWFMDYGSSEAIPSIHVKKLKQDFILVPLFSFPCSLTYLHSPDRDARKSQLSVFKQALLGQIVYAHIDWFNKDEHLYYVTLRSQEPTINSEALLKTVGTRVLCPVSESKFSNMFKETSASDVNSFAVDCFTGNTEPSIDSPNKNTLKVGFPIKTVEMEIEAAYIAFVAYVLNPSNFWVRTNEHQNELQDIMKNINRSYDLCENDELILRNPKPGLFCCARYSKDRRFYRAVITEINGYKINVYFLDYGNTDSIPFFDVKILLPELCELPALAMCCSLAHVFPVEDLWVKAAIDYFKKIVLNKAILLQVTAKKDDKYIVNIQSIEASEDTDVVSLMLQSGYAEYWEVEPECYPISLSEYSVLSLKPKNKVNVKVLSSLLEGPKPKKYHSNKLKESSLSLLKSPAVNFSDLKNPFTLSVGPESLRLYKEYMFKPGTVLEVKCCSYYGPGDFSCQLQCKLKDLKSLMEQIQRYYSIHSDPYQIGQIACVAKYSKDGKWYRAAILTQVSRKEFDVAFVDYGYQERVLVKDICAINPCFLSLEGQAFRCSLIHLVEPISCKFRWTREACRDFGNFISSSRGLVTCVIYALVLIYPNCLCNLVDLQSPLTSAKEFINYGSAQYNTLSKPFPCSVSLYSYYYSSFNIKIGSEEEIYISHIYSPKKFYCQLSRNNKDLEMIETKIKEISKLKNCPKYDPSKMRLCISKYVEDGLSYRALAMPTDSLTDFLVYFVDFGNKQLAEESTLRAISDQFPELLFTPMQAIKCFLTDLRDVDIPAEICSWFEDNFLGKPLRAIILSRESDGQLGVELYNGCQHINQEIKMLLHAYGKKHCDQAQCVEKCPKISENKRLAVSLKGKRENNYHRNKINETNLVTYSESKIDQLTNPGSTYGKLLKPSVCYKIEPVSKNKVKSLNDGLKNKGVKSVSGSAHTENVSGSAHTKSVPGSNENDVGHKSVKVVSQSFTRELNQAASPNPSNFTRPQIKDLPQPQIYLNAKVKGYVSNISNPASFHIQLAENENVIIRLADALNERRLNIVKERKSVKPMVGDLVVAEYPGDHAIYRAVIKKILPGNSFEVEFIDYGNSAVISTSKIYEFQREFLTIPPLGIHSFLSGVKWHEPDEIWDSKTVDYFASRVSNRTVSCEFLKKHGQKWEVNIVCDRTCVINELLKWTACSKLQKTVLQMPVAVSQKVSSGEDNERKKGESKEYEGSGILQPSCQQLVKIPFEELKPGQLEKSEILYVSKSGTFYVKLSKNKKILADLTVLITKEGQKPSLSMENIEKGLECLAKSKKTLKWYRSKVAKYVDEKVLVFLVDRGRYEIVPLGNTKVLSNEIGNIPRQAVPCKWIWFENFRNWSFESIVSLFAHLDINSLFLKYLNSVWKVDILVDGLLLLEYFNLNTVHIENKLKSSESIFNVESKTPVSSCTIRSYTWAQIQNGKQYSGIATAVCDPSDFCVQLEDFFDTMKSLFVLLSDLPENLQRVPQEGLTPGASCLFKYDLEDQWNRVEISEVSNQSLLLVLIDYGFSVYIPYSDIKNLKVVPVELLDIPRLSFPCILHGILPAKGKHWNEEVKSFFQDFLSKPGLVFQFRKHNFETKLEVDVIHEKNNLADMLVASGLAVYSKGSDSLKDGVTTTGSTKIQYQLQSKPVFPLLDQNCYKRENISCTCTEKQKLKEKIVKRKEVYKNLLRKSHISKRLYSRNVTLRKKADIGKHNPLSIVTFDTCSVASFWKLTNYLKTNTNCKENSFEKLPAEEVQENNTMDLRIAVKALHANEKIVSEEHLHGLRIKRNCT from the coding sequence atggaaaagaaaaatgaactctaTACAGTGCTCCTCATAGATCATGGAGAAGAACTAAGAGTTGATGGTACACAGGTTGCTTCAGCCTGTGGAAACTTATTTGAGCTACCACCACGGGTAATAGTTGGTATTTTTGCCAACATACTACCAAATGGGGAAAGATGGCCTCCTAAGGCTTTGAATTATTTCAAGTCATTAGTAGGATTACAAGTGAAAGGTTGTATACAAGCTGTTTTGCCTCTTCAAATGATTCTTCTTGAAGTGCCAAAAATTATATCCCAGGTTCTTGAACTACAATTAGGCAGACTTATTGACGGGGATTCATTTCGCCTTATTGTGGAAATGTTAAAAGAATTCCCGAAGAAAATGCCAGATTTACTAAAACACAAAAGACCTGATTTATCATTAAGTAATAGTGATACTTCACTTGATATTCAACACGTTTTGGCTAATTTGCAACCATCTTTGTCAGTAGGCAGGATTGAAAGTATAAAGGTATCTTCTGCATCGAGCCCAAGTAAATTTTATTGTCAACTAACTCAATGGGTTCCAGAGTTAGAAAACTTAACAGTGTGTATGACTTTGCATTATGATACTGTCAGTCAAGAAAGTAGTCCCACGTGTGATAACTTTGGACTACTTTGTGTTGCCAAAAGGAGAAATGGACAGTGGCATAGAGGAATTCTTCAGCAGCTCTTGCCCAATAATCAAGTGAAAATCTGGTTCATGGATTATGGCAGTAGTGAGGCCATACCCTCCATCCATGTAAAGAAACTTaaacaggattttattttagtaccactattttcatttccatgttcTCTGACATATTTACACAGTCCAGATAGAGATGCCAGAAAATCTCAACTGAGTGTATTTAAACAAGCCTTGTTAGGACAAATAGTATATGCACACATTGATTGGTTCAATAAGGATGAACATCTGTATTATGTAACACTACGAAGCCAGGAGCCTACAATCAATTCTGAGGCTCTGCTGAAGACTGTAGGCACACGAGTACTCTGCCCAGTGTCTGAATCAAAATTCTCTAATATGTTTAAGGAGACGAGTGCTTCTGATGTAAACAGCTTTGCAGTGGACTGTTTTACTGGAAATACTGAACCATCGATAGACTCTccaaataaaaacactttaaaagtaGGTTTTCCTATTAAAACTGTAGAGATGGAGATAGAGGCTGCCTATATAGCTTTTGTGGCCTATGTATTAAACCCATCAAATTTCTGGGTACGCACCAATGAACATCAGAATGAACTTCaagatataatgaaaaatataaacagatcTTACGATTTGTGTGAAAATGATGAACTGATTCTAAGAAACCCAAAACCTGGATTATTTTGTTGTGCTAGATACAGCAAGGACAGACGTTTTTATAGAGCTGTAATCACTGAAATTAATGGTTATAAgatcaatgtttattttttagattatggAAATACTGATTCCATACCattttttgatgtaaaaattTTGCTTCCAGAGTTGTGTGAGTTGCCTGCCTTAGCCATGTGCTGTTCACTCGCACATGTATTTCCTGTTGAAGATTTATGGGTGAAGGCAGCaattgactattttaaaaaaattgtcttgaACAAAGCAATTTTGCTTCAAGTTACAGCAAAAAAAGATGACAAGTACATTGTAAATATTCAGAGCATTGAAGCCTCGGAAGATACTGATGTTGTCTCTCTTATGTTACAATCTGGATATGCAGAATATTGGGAAGTAGAACCAGAATGTTATCCCATTTCTCTAAGTGAATATTCAGTGTTAAgtttaaaacctaaaaacaaagtTAATGTTAAAGTCCTATCTTCCCTTCTTGAAGGACCTAAACCTAAGAAGTACCATTCAAACAAGCTAAAAGAAAGTAGCTTGTCTTTGTTAAAGTCCCCAGCTGTTAatttctcagatttaaaaaatccttttaccTTGTCTGTGGGACCTGAGTCGCTACGACTTTATAAAGAATATATGTTTAAACCAGGAACAGTCCTTGAAGTCAAGTGTTGTTCTTATTATGGCCCAGGTGACTTTTCATGCCAGCTTCAATGTAAGTTAAAGGACCTAAAATCACTAATGGAACAAATTCAGAGATATTACAGCATTCATTCTGATCCTTATCAGATTGGGCAGATTGCTTGTGTTGCTAAGTATTCCAAAGATGGGAAGTGGTATAGAGCTGCTATTTTGACTCAGGTATCAAGAAAAGAATTTGACGTAGCGTTTGTTGATTATGGTTACCAAGAAAGGGTATTAGTTAAAGATATTTGTGCTATTaacccatgttttctttctttagaaggCCAAGCCTTCAGATGTAGTCTTATCCATTTAGTTGAACCCATTAGTTGTAAATTCCGTTGGACAAGAGAAGCATGCAGAGACTTCgggaattttatttcttcatcaagaGGATTAGTGACTTGTGTCATTTATGCCTTAGTTCTCATATATCCAAACTGTTTATGTAATTTAGTGGATTTACAATCTCCACTTACTAGTgcaaaagaatttattaattatGGCTCAGCACAGTATAATACATTATCAAAGCCATTTCCATGTTCAGTTAGTCTTTACAGTTACTATTATTCTTCCTTTAACATAAAAATtggaagtgaagaagaaatataCATATCTCACATATATAGTCCTAAAAAGTTTTACTGCCAACTcagtagaaataataaagaccTAGAGAtgatagaaacaaaaatcaaagagatTAGTAAGCTCAAAAATTGTCCAAAATATGATCCTAGTAAAATGAGATTGTGCATATCTAAGTATGTGGAGGATGGTCTCTCTTACCGAGCTTTAGCGATGCCAACAGATTCACTAACTGACTTTCTGGTCTATTTTGTGGACTTTGGAAATAAGCAGTTAGCAGAAGAAAGTACATTGAGGGCTATTTCAGATCAGTTTCCAGAGTTGCTATTTACACCTATGCAAGCTATTAAGTGTTTTTTGACAGATCTTAGAGATGTAGATATTCCAGCAGAAATCTGTAGCTGGTTTGAAGATAATTTCTTGGGAAAACCGTTGAGGGCAATAATATTGTCCAGGGAGTCAGATGGCCAGCTTGGTGTAGAATTGTATAATGGATGTCAACAtataaatcaggaaattaaaatgtTGCTTCATGCTTATGGAAAAAAACATTGTGACCAAGCACAGTGTGTGGAAAAGTGTCCTAAAATAAGCGAGAATAAGAGACTTGCTGTTTCTTtgaaaggcaaaagagaaaataactatCACCGTAATAAGATAAATGAAACTAATCTAGTAACATACTCTGAAAGCAAAATAGATCAATTAACAAATCCTGGAAGTACATACGGCAAGCTTttgaaaccatcagtttgttataAAATTGAACCTGTgtcaaaaaacaaagtaaaatcttTGAATGATGGACTAAAAAATAAAGGTGTAAAAAGTGTCTCTGGATCTGCACATACAGAAAATGTCTCTGGATCTGCACATACAAAAAGTGTCCCTGGATCTAATGAAAATGATGTGGGCCACAAATCAGTAAAGGTTGTATCGCAGTCTTTTACCCGAGAACTAAATCAAGCAGCCTCTCCAAACCCATCTAATTTTACTAGACCACAAATCAAAGATCTTCCTCAACCTCAAATCTACTTGAATGCCAAAGTTAAAGGATATGTTTCTAATATCAGTAATCCAGCAAGTTTCCATATCCAGCTTGCGGAGAATGAAAATGTAATCATCAGACTAGCAGATGCTCTAAATGAAAGAAGATTGAATatagtgaaagagagaaaatcagtgaagCCCATGGTGGGAGACCTTGTAGTTGCAGAATACCCTGGTGACCATGCCATTTACAGAgcagttattaagaaaattttgcCAGGAAATTCTTTTGAAGTGGAATTTATTGACTATGGTAACAGTGCAGTAATAAGCACATCCAAAATTTATGAGTTTCAGAGGGAATTCTTAACCATTCCTCCGCTAGGAATCCATTCATTTCTTAGTGGAGTTAAGTGGCATGAGCCTGATGAAATATGGGACAGTAAAACTGTGGATTATTTTGCATCAAGAGTGAGTAACAGAACAGTTTCTTGTGAATTTCTGAAAAAGCATGGGCAGAAATGGGAAGTCAACATTGTTTGTGACAGAACATGTGTCATTAATGAACTACTGAAATGGACAGCCTGTTcaaaactacagaaaacagtattgCAGATGCCTGTGGCTGTCTCTCAAAAGGTGAGCTCTGGGGAGgataatgaaaggaagaaaggagagtcAAAGGAGTATGAAGGTTCTGGGATCCTTCAACCATCCTGCCAACAGCTGGTTAAGATTCCTTTTGAAGAGTTAAAACCTGGACAACTTGAAAAGTCTGAGATACTTTATGTCTCAAAAAGTGGGACATTTTATGTGAAgttatccaaaaataaaaaaatcttggcAGATTTAACAGTACTAATCACCAAAGAAGGACAGAAACCGTCTTTATCAATGGAAAACATTGAAAAAGGTTTAGAGTGCTtggcaaaatctaaaaaaaccttGAAATGGTATCGATCAAAAGTAGCAAAGTATGTTGATGAGAAAGTGCTTGTTTTTTTAGTAGATCGTGGTAGGTATGAAATAGTGCCTTTAGGTAATACCAAGGTGCTTAGTAATGAAATTGGAAATATTCCAAGACAAGCTGTGCCTTGTAAATGGATTTGgtttgaaaattttagaaactGGTCATTTGAGTCCATTGTGTCTTTGTTTGCTCATTTGGACATAAATAGTCTTTTCCTGAAATACTTAAACTCTGTGTGGAAAGTGGACATTTTGGTAGATGGCCTGTTACTTTTGGAATACTTCAATTTAAATACGGTTCATATTGAAAACAAACTTAAATCTTCAGAATCTATTTTTAATGTGGAATCTAAGACTCCTGTGTCATCATGTACAATAAGATCATATACTTGGGCCCAAATCCAAAATGGAAAGCAATATTCTGGTATTGCCACTGCCGTTTGTGATCCGTCAGATTTCTGTGTTCAGTTAGAAGACTTCTTCGACACAATGAAATCGCTCTTTGTGTTGCTGTCTGATCTACCAGAAAACTTGCAAAGAGTGCCTCAAGAAGGCCTAACTCCTGGTGCTAGTTGTTTGTTCAAATACGATTTGGAAGATCAGTGGAATAGAGTAGAAATCTCTGAAGTCTCTAATCAGTCCTTATTACTTGTGTTGATCGACTATGGATTTTCTGTTTACATAccttattcagacataaaaaatcTGAAAGTTGTTCCTGTCGAACTTTTGGATATACCAAGGTTAAGTTTTCCTTGTATCTTACATGGTATCTTACCCGCTAAAGGGAAACACTGGAATGAAGAAGTGAAAAGTTTCTTTCAAGATTTCCTAAGTAAACCAGGCTTAGTTTTTCAGTTTAGGAAGcataattttgaaacaaaactggaagtagatgtcattcatgagaaaaacaatttggcagaTATGTTAGTTGCATCTGGTCTTGCAGTGTATTCTAAAGGTTCAGATTCTCTTAAAGATGGGGTTACTACTACTGGATCTACAAAAATCCAGTATCAATTACAGAGTAAGCCTGTCTTCCCATTGTTAGATCAAAAttgttacaaaagagaaaatataagttgTACATGCACTGagaaacaaaagctgaaagagaaAATTGTAAAGAGGAAAGAGGTCTATAAGAACCTCTTAAGGAAAAGCCATATCAGTAAAAGATTATATTCTAGAAATGTAACTCTGAGGAAGAAGGCTGACATCGGAAAACATAATCCCCTAAGTATTGTTACATTTGATACGTGTTCAGTAGCCTCATTTTGGAAACTAACTAATTACTTAAAGACCAACACCAACTGcaaagaaaacagttttgaaaaactACCAGCTGAAGAAGTACAGGAAAATAACACAATGGATTTAAGAATAGCAGTAAAAGCATTGCATGCTAATGAAAAAATTGTATCAGAGGAACACTTACATG